One genomic window of Medicago truncatula cultivar Jemalong A17 chromosome 1, MtrunA17r5.0-ANR, whole genome shotgun sequence includes the following:
- the LOC25482293 gene encoding wall-associated receptor kinase 2, which produces MKQNTKLTQLCQILMVTITMVTLSASNESFSSSLPGCKNTCGNVEIPYPFGISNSSIPTQGRCYLESKFELICENNRNLFWDGVPVTNINFLQGQLSVLNYVSSYCTNKENISSYLPSLDTAGTFSISRKENKFLTVGCDSYGILNSIYDKETYSIGCLTICNGNRKRIENGTCSGIGCCEVDIPPKMRNITIEAFAFFNSNESLRCRYSFVVKNGAYNFSVSHLDKFPHTELPLILDWSVASENCKASKGKDGYACMKNSVCDDEDIDFGYRCKCKDGFEGNPYLPDGCKDINECKTGNNTCIYKDHCHNIDGSYKCFCPKGQSGNGTREGGCHTQDVVIKVVIGSSAGIVILFVGISSLYLIYQKRKLIKLKQKFFQQNGGFILLQKLFTREDTSQSAQIFTEKELKKATNSYDESLIIGRGGFGTIFKGVLPDNRIVAVKKSRIIDANQIEQFINEVVILSQINHRNVVKLLGCCLETEVPSLVYEFVSHGTLFDFIQNTKNKINNPRWETRLRIAAETAGALSYLHSSASFPIIHRDVKSTNILLDDNYTAKVSDFGASKLVPLDQTEIATVVQGTLGYLDPEYMQTHQLTEKSDVYSFGVVLAELLTGDKPLDFNRPEETISLAMHFLSCLKQDKLFEAIQVGILNDDNKEEIKEVAILAARCLRLRGEERPSMKEIAMELDGIRLKEMHPWNDTELNFGESQRLLHEASSSFYDETDSYNLGYSGV; this is translated from the exons ATGAAACAAAACACAAAGCTCACACAACTATGCCAAATTTTAATGGTAACAATAACCATGGTAACACTATCTGCATCCAATGAATCCTTTTCTTCATCCTTACCCGGTTGCAAAAACACATGTGGAAATGTAGAAATTCCATATCCATTTGGAatatcaaattcatcaataCCAACTCAAGGTCGCTGTTACCTAGAGTCCAAATTTGAACTCATATGTGAAAACAACAGAAACTTATTTTGGGACGGCGTACCAGTTACCAACATAAATTTCCTCCAAGGTCAACTAAGTGTGTTAAATTATGTCTCAAGTTATTGTActaacaaagaaaatatttccAGTTATCTGCCAAGTTTAGACACTGCCGGCACGTTCAGCATATCACGCAAAGAAAACAAGTTCTTAACAGTTGGTTGTGATAGTTACGGTATTCTCAACAGCATTTACGACAAGGAAACATATTCCATCGGTTGCTTAACAATATGTAACGGTAATCGAAAGAGAATTGAAAATGGAACATGTTCTGGTATTGGTTGTTGTGAAGTTGATATTCCACCTAAGATGAGGAATATAACTATAGAAGcttttgctttttttaattCCAATGAATCTTTGAGATGTAGATAttcttttgttgttaaaaatgGAGCTTATAATTTTTCTGTTTCTCATTTGGACAAATTTCCTCACACGGAGCTTCCTTTGATTCTTGATTGGAGTGTTGCAAGTGAAAATTGTAAGGCTTCAAAGGGTAAAGATGGTTATGCTTGCATGAAGAATAGTGTTTGTGACGATGAAGACATTGATTTTGGTTACCGATGCAAATGTAAGGATGGTTTTGAAGGAAACCCGTATCTTCCAGATGGCTGCAAAG ACATTAACGAATGTAAGACAGGGAATAACACATGCATATATAAAGATCACTGTCACAACATTGATGGATCTTACAAATGCTTTTGTCCGAAGGGGCAATCCGGCAATGGAACAAGGGAAGGAGGGTGTCATACACAAGATGTAGTTATCAAGGTTGTCATTG GATCAAGTGCTGGAATCGTTATTCTATTTGTGGGGATTTCATCTCTATACTTGAtataccaaaaaagaaaactcatcaaactaaaacaaaaattctttcaacaaaatGGTGGTTTCATTTTGCTACAAAAACTCTTTACAAGAGAAGACACGTCTCAATCAGCTCAGATATTCACAGAAAAGGAACTTAAAAAAGCTACCAACAGCTACGACGAAAGCTTAATCATTGGAAGAGGAGGTTTCGGTACAATTTTCAAAGGAGTTTTACCCGATAACAGAATCGTGGCTGTCAAAAAGTCCAGAATAATAGACGCAAATCAAATCGAGCAATTCATTAATGAGGTAGTTATTCTGTCCCAAATAAATCATAGGAATGTTGTCAAACTTTTAGGGTGTTGTTTAGAGACAGAAGTTCCTTCCTTGGTCTATGAATTCGTTAGCCACGGTACACTTTTCGATTTCATACAAAATactaagaataaaataaataatccaAGATGGGAAACACGTCTAAGGATAGCAGCAGAGACAGCTGGAGCTTTATCGTATCTACATTCATCTGCATCATTTCCAATTATCCATAGAGATGTTAAGAGTACCAACATTCTCTTGGATGACAATTACACTGCAAAAGTTTCCGATTTCGGAGCTTCCAAATTGGTTCCACTTGATCAAACCGAGATAGCAACAGTGGTACAAGGAACACTTGGATACTTAGACCCAGAGTACATGCAAACGCATCAATTAACCGAGAAAAGTGATGTTTATAGCTTTGGAGTAGTTCTTGCAGAGCTTCTAACAGGTGACAAACCTCTTGATTTTAACAGGCCAGAAGAGACCATTAGTCTTGCTATGCACTTCTTGTCTTGTTTAAAACAAGATAAACTTTTTGAAGCTATTCAAGTTGGAATTTTGAATGATGATAACAAGGAAGAGATTAAGGAGGTTGCTATTCTTGCAGCAAGGTGTTTGAGACTTCGAGGAGAGGAAAGACCTAGTATGAAGGAAATAGCTATGGAGTTGGATGGTATAAGGTTAAAGGAGATGCATCCATGGAATGATACAGAGCTAAATTTTGGGGAAAGCCAACGCTTACTTCATGAGGCATCTTCTAGCTTTTATGATGAAACTGATAGCTATAACCTTGGATATAGTGGGGTATGA
- the LOC25482294 gene encoding rust resistance kinase Lr10 encodes MAGAHTTMIILSILLNLQLFNSSSYHDESTELSCGTNEPVIRCPFQLVKESSQDQCVYPEFCLYCTNQKTMISLPTTSGPVQFFVSEIDYKLQIISFSDPDNCLPKMLPKLNTSSFQFYKFDTKLATTVVFFNCSSVRKRHLRNYDQLFQGSQDMITCPIYAADSKDSILTLDLLSCTKMFNFNASIVVSNLTLNRLSLSWPNPNCTVCEAKGMKCRWNNNGTKCDIECFHCNNKQKKFQIKKYHVLATIGSILLGLLTIAFIKIYLHFREKEEDQVRVDRFLEDYRAQKPARFSYSDIKRITSGFKEKLGEGAHGTVFKGKLSSEILVAVKILNNTQGEGIEFITEVEIMGTIHHINVVRLLGYCADGIHRALVYNLFPKGSLQCFIFPPDDKDHFMGWEKLQLISLGVAKGIEYLHEGCSHPILHFDINPHNVLLDDTFTPKISDFGLAKLCSKNVSVVSMTAARGTLGYMAPEVLSRNFGNVSRKSDIYSYGMLLLELVGGRKNVDSLSDENFHVLYPEWIHNLLEGDTHINIEDEDDIKIAKKLAIVGLWCIQWQPINRPSIKAVIQMLETADYNRLTFPPNPFHSSTSVNTTGCSLARQTFQMEVIQE; translated from the exons ATGGCAGGAGCACATACTACGATGATTATACTATCGATTCTTCTGAATCTCCAGCTTTTCAATAGCAGCAGCTATCATGACGAGTCGACAGAATTGTCCTGTGGAACTAACGAGCCGGTTATTCGATGCCCATTCCAACTCGTTAAGGAATCATCACAAGATCAATGTGTTTATCCTGAGTTTTGCCTGTATTGTACAAATCAGAAAACCATGATTTCGCTTCCTACAACTTCAGGTCCAGTTCAATTCTTTGTCTCTGAAATTGACTACAAGTtacaaattatttcattttccgACCCGGACAATTGCCTTCCAAAGATGTTACCAAAGCTTAACACTTCATCATTCCAATTTTACAAATTTGATACAAAATTAGCAACAACTGTAGTCTTCTTCAACTGCTCTTCGGTTAGGAAACGACACCTGAGAAACTACGATCAATTATTCCAAGGGTCACAAGATATGATCACATGTCCAATTTACGCTGCTGATTCCAAAGACAGTATCCTCACATTGGACCTTTTATCATGTACCAAGATGTTCAACTTCAATGCATCGATCGTGGTATCAAACCTGACGTTAAATCGTCTTAGTTTGAGTTGGCCAAATCCAAATTGTACTGTCTGTGAGGCGAAAGGCATGAAATGTAGATGGAATAACAACGGCACCAAATGTGACATTGAATGTTTCCACTGCAACAACAAacagaaaaaatttcaaataaaaaaatatcatgttttgGCTACAATAG GTTCAATTTTATTGGGGTTGCTCACCATTGCATTTATAAAGATTTATCTACATTtcagagaaaaagaagaagatcaagTTAGAGTTGATAGGTTTTTAGAGGATTATAGAGCACAAAAGCCTGCCAGATTTTCATATTCTGATATAAAAAGAATCACTAGTGGGTTTAAGGAAAAGTTAGGAGAAGGAGCACACGGAACCGTGTTTAAAGGAAAACTCTCTAGTGAGATTCTGGTGGCTGTGAAGATTCTCAACAATACACAGGGAGAAGGGATAGAGTTTATCACAGAAGTGGAAATTATGGGTACAATCCACCACATTAACGTGGTTCGCTTGCTTGGCTACTGCGCAGATGGAATCCATCGAGCTCTTGTATACAATTTGTTTCCAAAAGGTTCGCTACAATGCTTCATATTTCCACCGGATGACAAGGATCATTTCATGGGGTGGGAGAAGCTACAACTAATTAGTCTTGGTGTAGCAAAAGGAATTGAGTATCTTCATGAGGGTTGTAGCCATCCAATTCTTCACTTTGACATCAACCCTCACAATGTTTTGCTAGATGACACCTTCACTCCAAAAATTTCAGACTTTGGACTCGCCAAATTATGTTCAAAGAATGTTAGTGTTGTATCCATGACTGCGGCTAGAGGAACCTTGGGATATATGGCACCTGAAGTTTTGTCACGAAATTTTGGAAATGTTTCTCGTAAGTCTGATATTTATAGTTATGGGATGTTGTTGCTGGAATTGGTTGGAGGACGCAAGAATGTAGATTCCTTGTCTGATGAAAATTTCCATGTTTTATATCCAGAATGGATTCATAACCTATTGGAAGGAGATACACATATAAATATTGAAGATGAGGATGATATTAAAATTGCAAAGAAACTCGCAATTGTTGGACTTTGGTGTATTCAATGGCAGCCAATAAATCGTCCCTCCATAAAAGCTGTGATACAAATGTTGGAGACAGCAGATTACAATCGGTTAACTTTTCCACCCAATCCTTTTCATTCTAGTACTTCTGTTAATACTACTGGATGCTCTTTGGCAAGACAAACTTTTCAAATGGAAGTGAttcaagaataa
- the LOC25482295 gene encoding G-type lectin S-receptor-like serine/threonine-protein kinase SD2-5, with translation MWWVLVVLFSFTLLLHRGSSSIIDQEHTCPPSYCGKISKISSPFRLKDDPKHCGDSSYELACENNITSLYLYSAKYYVQSINYNDFTIRLVDPGVQQSNCSSLPLYSLSRSNFCDTYNHEDDDNCNDPYHAFLARSRRIVSAAGSHELPFKHIVYLNCTHQVTDNHKYVNTAPCLNWNSKGYSIYAMAGDLVAQDFQVGCHVKSVTLTSWSGLQRNQLLTYDVIHKALVYGFEVSWFSCNKVCKKSEMCTVMDSSDNSSASFLDCTPLCKNFIGYFINDDCGIWSQMTSYAQNAKYTIEGILAGLREIIKGSNSDYDGIAEYKVGMTTGHYILPSLLSARILFGITFFIALLIYKWRKRHWSMYECIEIYLQQNNLMPIGYSYREIKKMARGFKDKLGEGGFGTVFQGNQRSGPCVAIKMLGKSKGNGQDFISEVMTIGRIHHVNVVKLLGFCIEGSKRALIYEFMSNGSLDKFIFSKEGSKELCCSQIHDISIGVARGIAYLHHGCEMKILHFDIKPHNILLDENFIPKISDFGLAKLYPIENSIVTMTAARGTIGYMAPELFYKNIGGVSYKADVYSFGMLLMEMASKRKNLNAHAEYSSQLYFPLWIYDQFAQEGEIEIEDVTEEENKILKKMIIVALWCIQLKPADRPSMNKVVEMLEGDVESLEMPPKPIIYPHETVVDDPRTNLDQTISSDDYSSSYDYVEREPNSLIENIA, from the exons ATGTGGTGGGTATTGGTGGTCTTGTTCTCATTTACACTTCTACTCCACCGAGGCAGCAGCAGTATTATTGATCAAGAACATACTTGCCCCCCTTCATATTGTGGCAAAATTTCCAAGATAAGCTCTCCTTTTCGATTAAAAGATGACCCAAAACACTGCGGTGACAGCAGTTATGAACTAGCTtgtgaaaataatataacaagTTTATATTTATACTCTGCAAAATATTATGTGCAGTCCATCAACTACAACGATTTCACAATCCGATTGGTTGATCCTGGAGTTCAACAATCTAATTGCTCTTCACTTCCTCTCTATTCTTTGTCTCGATCTAATTTCTGCGATACCTATAATCATGAGGACGATGACAATTGCAATGACCCATACCATGCCTTTTTGGCCAGATCAAGACGAATTGTCTCGGCCGCAGGTTCCCATGAGCTTCCTTTTAAGCATATAGTCTACTTGAACTGTACCCATCAAGTAACAGACAATCATAAATATGTGAACACCGCTCCATGCCTTAATTGGAATTCCAAAGGGTATTCTATTTATGCTATGGCTGGTGATTTAGTTGCTCAAGATTTTCAAGTTGGCTGTCATGTGAAATCAGTTACTCTAACTTCTTGGTCGGGTTTGCAAAGAAATCAATTACTTACATATGATGTCATTCATAAGGCGTTAGTGTATGGATTTGAGGTTTCATGGTTTTCTTGTAATAAGGTCTGTAAAAAATCAGAGATGTGCACCGTCATGGATTCAAGCGACAATTCCAGCGCAAGCTTTCTGGATTGCACACCCCTTtgcaaaaattttataggatattttattaatgatgattgTG GGATATGGTCTCAGATGACTTCATATGCTCAAAATGCCAAAT atACTATCGAAGGAATCTTAGCAG GACTGCGTGAAATAATAAAAGGATCAAACTCAGACTATGATGGTATTGCCGAATATAAAGTAGGAATGACGACGGGACACTATATTCTACCATCACTCTTGTCTGCTAGAATTCTGTTcggaataacattttttattgcaCTACTTATATACAAATGGCGAAAAAGACATTGGTCAATGTATGAATGTATTGAAATATATCTACAACAAAACAACCTTATGCCCATTGGATATTCATACagagaaattaagaaaatggCTAGAGGTTTCAAAGACAAATTAGGTGAAGGAGGTTTTGGCACTGTGTTCCAGGGGAACCAACGTAGTGGTCCTTGTGTGGCAATCAAGATGCTGGGTAAGTCAAAAGGTAATGGGCAAGATTTTATTAGTGAAGTTATGACCATCGGAAGAATACATCATGTGAATGTGGTGAAATTACTAGGATTTTGTATTGAGGGATCAAAACGCGCTCTTATTTATGAATTCATGTCAAATGGATCTcttgataaatttattttctcaaaagaaGGGAGTAAAGAATTATGTTGTAGCCAAATACATGACATTTCAATTGGAGTAGCTCGAGGAATTGCTTATCTCCACCATGGATGTGAAATGaagatattacattttgataTCAAGCCCCATAATATTCTGCTTGATGAGAACTTTATTCCAAAGATATCTGACTTTGGACTCGCAAAGCTATATCCGATTGAGAATAGCATTGTCACAATGACTGCAGCAAGAGGTACTATTGGATATATGGCTCCGGAGTTGTTCTACAAAAATATTGGGGGAGTGTCCTATAAGGCCGATGTTTATAGTTTCGGGATGCTTTTGATGGAGATGgcaagtaaaagaaaaaacctaAATGCCCATGCGGAGTATTCAAGCCAACTTTACTTTCCTTTATGGATTTATGATCAATTTGCACAAGAAGGagaaatagaaatagaagaTGTCACGGAGgaggaaaataaaatactaaagaAGATGATCATAGTTGCACTTTGGTGTATACAATTGAAACCAGCTGATCGCCCCTCAATGAACAAAGTAGTGGAGATGCTCGAAGGAGATGTTGAAAGCCTTGAAATGCCTCCAAAGCCAATCATTTATCCACATGAAACAGTTGTAGATGATCCAAGAACCAACCTTGACCAAACAATATCGAGTGATGATTACAGTAGTTCTTATGATTATGTGGAAAGAGAACCTAATTCTCTGATAGAGAATATTGCTTGA